The Coleofasciculus sp. FACHB-1120 DNA window TGATAATTTCCTATTCCAAGGTAGATGGTTGACCGACCTAAATAAGCATCGTAAAAGTCAGGATTGCGCTTAATAGCTTCGTTGAAGTCATCAAGTGCTGCCTGATAGTTACCCAATTTAATGTAGACAGCGGCTCGTCCAAGTAGTGGTTCAACATAGCGCTCTGGATCGGGTTGCCACTTGCCGTCATCTGGCTCAAAAGGAAACTTGGGATTTACAGCCAATGCTTTAGTATAATCTGCTATTGCTTTTTGTTGATATTCATTCGATTTTTCCTGATACTTAATAATTTGTTGCTGATATCCAAGTTTTTTTTGCTTGTTGCTTAACTCTAATTCCTGCTTTTCAATATCTCTCTGCTGATATTCAAGGGCTTTTTGTTCATCCCCTAATCTTGAATAAGCTCGTCCTCGGCTAACATAACCTTCCGCAAAGTCGCCTTTACTTAAAGCATTGCTGTAATCCTTAATAGCATTCTTATGATCCCCTTTCTCTCTAACTTTCTTTAATCCGTCTTTATAGAATTTTAAAATAGAAGAAGAGGTATTTCCCTTATCACCAATATTAATGTTAATCAAGTTTAACTCTTGAACTGTAAAAAAGGAATCAATCCTTACCAAAGAAAGAGTAGGTGCCAGGGTAGGTACAAACGTAGGTGCTAGGGTAGGTGCAAACGTAGGTGCCAGGGTAGGTACAAACGTAGGTGCCAGGGTAGGTGCAAAAGAAGGGCTGAGAACAGAATTAGCCGAGAGAACCGAATTATCAGACAAAAAACCCCTGCCAGAGGTAATAAAATTTCCTAATTTTTCAAAGAAACTGAGCGGATTTTTTTCCAATGATACTGGCTGAAGTTGATTGATTAGGAGAGCCTCAGCAGCTAAAGCTTTATTTATGCTGACACCAGGAATGACAACCCATACCAGACTGATAATTAATGCAAGGAAAACCGAAAACGCAAGTTTAGGGAGTAGCTGTAGTTTAGCCATAGAGACAGCTTTCAGCCTTTGGATGAATTCTGCTTGTTGCGATTGCAGCAGGGTAGCCCAGTCCATGCTCATACTAATTTGATTGACTTTACTATGAATCCAAACTTAGTATTCCCACTGAAGCGGCAAAAATCTCAAAGTAAGCCAATTAACTACCGTAAAGCTTGCGATCGCAACAATTTATCAGCCCAAGCCGCATCTCCGTCTGATAGCGATCGCACTAGCTCATAAACCTAATCTGTTGTGAACCCCCTCTTTACTTGTTAGTTTCATTATCACTTCTGACCCTCATCGTCACTTCTTAGCCCCCTCCTCGCTTGCGGGGAGGGGGTTGGGGGTGGGGTTCTACCCCATATCGTAGCCAAACAAATTAGAGTTAAATCTACTCAATGCAAAACAATTAAGAACAGGTTGTGCCTACACCACATTGATCGTCACTTTTCAGCCAACCCTTAACACCTCGATATTCAATCTGCGCCCATTCTCCCTGACAGCCTATTAATTTAACATCAGTTCTACGTGGAACTCGTGCGATTTTTCGGCTTTGCTGACTGGGACTAGCATAAAGATTAACCCCATTCGTTTCATAGCCCCTCGTTGACGTGCCTAACATGGGCAAAAACACCCAGCCAGTTCCCTGAAAGCCGCCAATTTCTCTATCAGCATTCGTAATTTTTACCCAATTTCCAGAGGAAGCGATGATTTCAACTGACTCGTATGTAGGGATTTTTCCCAAGATTCGACTATTACTACTTGGGCCAGTACGCACATTTAAACCTTGCGGATCTTTGTCTATAACGACGGCAGAAATATCGCATTTTTTTTCATTAACTGGTTGCGCTAATACGCTAAGATTAGCCGTGCCAGTATTGATAACCCAGCTCATACTAGCTAGCGCTAATCCTACGGTTAGCTTTGATGCTGTCTTGTTCGCCTTTTTAGTCATAAGTTTCCCAATTATTTAACACCAGCGTTAGTGCTGGTGCCAAACAATTACTTCATATCGTAGCCAAACAATTTCGGATCAACTTCTCCTAGTTGCAAGTCGGCTAAACCATACTCTGCCCAGCGTCGTTCCACCATCGCCGCCACATCTGGATCGGATTTCAAAGGTTCGCCCCATTCATGTTCGGTTTCAGGAGGAATTTTCGTGGTCGCATCAATTCCCATGCGTCCGCCTAAACCAATTTTTTCACTGGCGAAATCCAAAGTATCAAAAGGCGTATTCGGCAAAATGAAAACATCACGCACCGGGTCAACTTTGGAACTAATTGCCCACACCACTTGACGCGGATCGCGAATGTTAATGTCCTTATCTACGACAATCACAAACTTGGTGTAAGTAAACTGAGGTAAAGCACTCCAAAAAGCTAAGGCTGCACGTCGCGCTTGTCCCGGATATGCCTTGTCAATGGAAATAATCGCCGCTTTATAACTCAGCGCTTCCATTGGCAGGAAGAAATCAACAATTTCTGAAACTTGTTGCCGCAAAATCGGCGTGTAGATGCGGTTCAGCGCGATCGCCATCATCGCTTCTTCTTTTGGCGGACGACCGCTAAAAGTTGTCATATATATTGGGTCTTTGCGGTGCGTCATGCACTGGAAGCGAATTAACGGCGAATCCTCGACACCGCCGTAATAGCCCATATGATCGCCAAAGGGGCCATCTGACAGCACTTCCCCCGGTGTAATGGTGCCTTCTAGGACAAATTCCGAGTCGGCTGGCACTTCTAAATCCACCGTCTTACACTTCGCCAACTGCACCCCAGAACCGCCGTAGAGTCCCGCAAACAGCCATTCTGATAAATCGACTGGAATCGGTGTTGCAGCTGCCATAATGATCAGAGGGTCAACACCGAGTGCGATCGCCACCTCCAACTTTTTCCCCTGTTCCGCCGCCTTGCGTAGATGTCTGGCACCACCTCGCACCGATAGCCAATGCACCGTCATTGTGTTGCGAGATTGCAGTTGCAGCCGGTACACTCCCACATTCGGCGTACCCGTCTCGCAATCCTTGGTAATTACCAAGCCCAACGTGATAATCTTGCCAGCATCACCCGAATAAGGACGAATGAGCGGCAATTGGTTCAGATCCAGATCATCGCCTTGGATAACCACTTGTTGACAGGCTGGGAAAAAATCGCGCCCCGGTTTCGCCTTCAGCACATCAAATAGCACCTTGCCAAACTCCACCGCCTGAGAAATCTTCTTCGGTGGCTTCGGCTGTTGCAACATACTCAGCTTTTTGCCCAGTTCCTCCAACTCCAACGGATGCTGCATATTCATCGCCCAGCAAATCCGTTCAACTGTACCCATCAGGTTCACCGCCACCGGATAAGCTGACCCTTTTACATTTTCAAATAGCAGCCCAGGACCACCGCGTTGTAACATCCGGTTGGAAATCTCAGCAATTTCCATATCTGGGTCAACGAGGGCATCGATTCTCCGTAACTGCCCTCGTTCTTCCAGTAGCTTGATAAATCCCCGCAAGTCTCTTGCCATAGTAAAGATTAAGAAGTATGAAGCACTTTCTTTTATTATGAGGGGAATCCTAACACTAGGAGTGCCCCCTAGAGACTTCAGGGGTAAGCCGCCTCAATATAACCCCAAAAAACTATGCCAGATAACGTTCGCGTGACCTCGGTAAATGATTCTGCTGTTATTAATGAAATTAGCTTCTGTATCTATCAAGCCATTATTTTCATTCAGCAACAGCAGCCCAAATTATTAACTGAAAAGTACCGGAATGTTCCCTGGAGTGATGCGCCTTATCAATCCTCTTTCCTATTAAAACTGCAAACAGAACTCAACAAAGCACCTGATAGAGATGCACTAATTAAAACAGTACGAAAATTACTGCAATTAATCTTAACCCCTCAATGTTTAGAATTACCGATATCTATTAAATTAATAGAAAAACTTCGTATTTTAATCGATTCAGCATCTGAAAGAGATTCTAGAAATGGATCGGCCTTTTCACCTCCACCAGAAGCGCCACGAGTGCTGATTCCAGAGCAACATATCGCGATTTTGCTTTTGGACGCTGAAAACTTACAACTCGATACCGAAACAGAAAAGTTTTTAACAACCCTCTGCACTTACTTTATCCAAGTTAAAATTGCCTTTGCAAATTGGCGACGTATGGGTAAATTAGATGCGGAATTGCATGAACGTGGCTATGATTTAATTCACGTTCCTGCTGGTAGGGATAACGCTGATGGAAAAATGATAGCAGTTGGCTTATCAATCCGCGAACATTACCCAAAAGTTAAAGAAGTCTTAGTTTGTTCATCAGATACGGTGATGACCAATCTTTGCAACCATCTTCAGAAATACGGATTAACGGTATATCGGGTTTTTCGACAGGGTTCTAATATAACCGTATCTAACTATAAAACAGGTAAAATTGAAAGTTATACGCCCAAAGACTTACCAGTTATCCCACCATTAATGCAATGTATTAGTTATTTAAAAGCGTTGCTTGTCGAAGAACAAGAACGGACTAAAATTCAGTGGGTAAAGTTATCTGCCCTATCTCAGCTATTTTACGAAAAGTACGAAATTACTATCAATCAAGTTGTTGATACTTATAGTCCCGGTAAGACTGATAAAGATATTTTCATAGATAAACCCTCTGATTTTGTAGTACATCAACTCCCCGAAACTGCTGAGATATATATCAATCTATTTAAAATCGGTCAAATGACCAAAACGACTAAACAAGATCCAGAGTTGAAAACTGATAAAACTCAAGCCGGGAATCAGACTTTAGTTGAACCACAAAAAGCGCCAGAAAATCCTAAACTTGAACAGCAATCAGACGATAAACTTCAACCTTTATCTACTATCACTTCTCTAGCAGAACTAGAAAATGCAGTTGTAAAGGTTATTCAGGCAATGCACGCGCAATCTTTAGACGCAAAAGTATTAACAGGATCGCTAGGTGGAGAATTCAGTAAAGTGTATGGTGAATCCCCGACTGCATTAGTTAAAAAACTCAAGCCGGGTACTAATTTTACCCAGTTTTTACAGTCGTGTTCTACGTTAAAAGTGGAAAAAAATGGGCAAGGTTATCAGGTAGCGATCGCTCACGCCTCTTCATCTAAAATTAACTCCTGTCTTGAGCTGGAACAAGTGTTATTCAATATATTGAATACGCTAACGGGTGAGTCCTCAAAAAACTATATTCCCCTAGAAAGTTTAGGAGGAGAATTTCATAAAAAATACAATCAACCAATCTCTGAAATTATCAAACACTTCAATCCAGAAGGTAGCTTCACTCAATTTTTAAAGTCTTGTCGTTGCTTCAAAGTAGAGAAAACCAATAAAGGCTATCAAGTAGCGATCGCTCAAAACTCCTAAATCAAAAGTCAATCCAATTGCCTATCTTAAGCGAATTAATTCTTAGATGCCAAAAAGGCTTTGAATTCGTTGGCGGATTCGGATTAAAGGAGTCTGTTCCGACACTTCTTCTGTCAGTAGCCCCAAATCTCGTAATGCCTGTTGCCGTTCTGATAATTTTTGGGCAATCTGATCGGCTAACTCCTGATGAGTGACTAAAAGCTTTTGTAAATCGTTGCGGTCTACGACAAACAAAATCGCATCTTCCACAGTCCGAACGGTTGCAGAACGCGGAGTTCCCAGTAATAAAGAAATTTCTCCAAAAAATTCGCCTTTGTGAAGCGTTGCAATATATTTCTCTGCTTTTTGAGAAAACACTTCTACAGAGCCAGTCAAAATAATATAGAATGAATCGCCGGGGTCATTTTCTTGACAAACAACCTGTCCGTTTGGAAACAGTTGTCGATATCCGTACTCAATCAATTGCCGCAGTTCTAAATCCGTACACGACTCAAAGAAAGTAACTCTTCGCAACAAATCACGCAGCGTCCAGTTATCGGGGGATTTGGCAAGAACTTTGGTGTTGGGTGTGATGGGGTTATCGGGCGAATTGACTTTGCCATTAGGAACATCTGTAGCACTGGTTTTCTGAAACCGATGCGTTATATCTTCTAAATTGCGAATGTGTATATCTCGTTGGGGAAAAGGAATTTCGATTCCTCGGTTGCGGAATTCATGCTCAATCGAAAAATTTAAAGAGCTTTTAATGGGATCGCTACCTTGCGGTCGATCGATCCAAACTAATAGCTCAAAATCTAAAGAACTTTCCCCAAAACCTTTAAACCAAACTTTGGGAGCCGGAGAAGATAAAACGCCGGGTTCCATTCGAGCCGCCGCTAAAAGTGCCTCTGTAACTAATATGGGTTCGCTCCCATAGGCAACTCCAATCGGGATATGGATGCGACACTTTGGGTCTTTATAGGTCCAGTTAATAATATGGTTTTCAACAAAGCGAACATTGGGAACGATGACAAAAACGCCATCCAGTGTCCGAACAATCGTAGAACGAATAGAAATATTTTCTACAGTTCCTAAAAGACCATCTACTTCAATAAAGTCTCCGACTCTAATCGGTTGTTCAAAAAGTAGCGTCAATCCACTGATAAAGTTGCTGGATAGATTTTGTAACCCGAATCCCAACCCAATCCCAATCACTCCAGCGAATACCGTTAGAGAACTCAGGTTGATGCCTGCCGTTTGCAGGACAATCATAAATCCAAAACCTGCTAAAAGGTAGCCGATGACCGCTGCGATCGCTTCTCGCGTTCCCCGATCCAACTTCACCCGCACCAGAATTTTTCGCTTAATCCACTCGCTGATAGCGCGAGAAGCCATAAAGACAGCGATCGCTAACAAAATCAGTTGGACAATCGAACCGAGAGAAAGACGGGTGTTACCGATTTCAAAAAGCGGGGTTGTAAATAGCTGGGATAAGCCAGCAAATATTTCCCCTGCCGCTTTGACTATCCAATCCATGATTTACTCAACCTGAAGCAGGAACTCTCACGCACTTTGTCCATCTCAGCCTCGATTTTTACGAAATGTCAAGGTTTTGCCTGGGAAATCTGCTCATTTTCTCGTTTTCTGCTTTGAGGCTCTACCAGGAAATGCTTACTGAATAGGCTGCTGCCGCGCTTACAAGCTGTTACGCTTCCCACCCTCTTCCTAGACTTTCTCGGCGATTGCGGGACGTAAGAGCCTCCTGAGAGCGTTCTTGGGCGTCTCCCTGGAAACGAGAAATAACTGGTTTGAGCAGAATGAATCGCGGTCAGTATGATGGGAGAAGATGTAAAGAAATGTAAAGGAATATGCAAGATAAAGTCGTTGTCATCGTCGGTGCCACCGGCGGGATTGGTTCCGCCTTAACTCGCAAACTGGCACCAATGGGGGCGCGGTTGGTACTGGCAGCAAGAGATAGCACTCGGTTGGAAAACTTGGCATCTGGACTTCCCCAAGCCTTAACCGTACCTACAGATATTACTAAACCCCAGCAGGTGGAGACGCTAATGGAAAAAGCGATCGCCCACTTTGGTCAAATTGATGTTTTAGTCAATGCGGCGGGCGCTGGCGTAATGAAGCAGTACAACCAGTTAGAACCCGCAGATTTAGACGCCATGCTCGACGTGAACTTAAAAGGCAGTTTCTACACCTGTCAGGCAGCAGCGGAGGCGATGAAGGAGCATAAAAGCGGTCATATCTGCAATGTGGTAGGGATTCTGGGCAAACACTCAATGGCGATGGCAGCAGCTTACTGTGCCTCGAAGTTTGGCGTCGTGGGTTTCAGTAAGTGTATGGCAGATGAGCTGAAG harbors:
- a CDS encoding SH3 domain-containing protein, with translation MTKKANKTASKLTVGLALASMSWVINTGTANLSVLAQPVNEKKCDISAVVIDKDPQGLNVRTGPSSNSRILGKIPTYESVEIIASSGNWVKITNADREIGGFQGTGWVFLPMLGTSTRGYETNGVNLYASPSQQSRKIARVPRRTDVKLIGCQGEWAQIEYRGVKGWLKSDDQCGVGTTCS
- a CDS encoding UbiD family decarboxylase, with amino-acid sequence MARDLRGFIKLLEERGQLRRIDALVDPDMEIAEISNRMLQRGGPGLLFENVKGSAYPVAVNLMGTVERICWAMNMQHPLELEELGKKLSMLQQPKPPKKISQAVEFGKVLFDVLKAKPGRDFFPACQQVVIQGDDLDLNQLPLIRPYSGDAGKIITLGLVITKDCETGTPNVGVYRLQLQSRNTMTVHWLSVRGGARHLRKAAEQGKKLEVAIALGVDPLIIMAAATPIPVDLSEWLFAGLYGGSGVQLAKCKTVDLEVPADSEFVLEGTITPGEVLSDGPFGDHMGYYGGVEDSPLIRFQCMTHRKDPIYMTTFSGRPPKEEAMMAIALNRIYTPILRQQVSEIVDFFLPMEALSYKAAIISIDKAYPGQARRAALAFWSALPQFTYTKFVIVVDKDINIRDPRQVVWAISSKVDPVRDVFILPNTPFDTLDFASEKIGLGGRMGIDATTKIPPETEHEWGEPLKSDPDVAAMVERRWAEYGLADLQLGEVDPKLFGYDMK
- a CDS encoding NYN domain-containing protein → MPDNVRVTSVNDSAVINEISFCIYQAIIFIQQQQPKLLTEKYRNVPWSDAPYQSSFLLKLQTELNKAPDRDALIKTVRKLLQLILTPQCLELPISIKLIEKLRILIDSASERDSRNGSAFSPPPEAPRVLIPEQHIAILLLDAENLQLDTETEKFLTTLCTYFIQVKIAFANWRRMGKLDAELHERGYDLIHVPAGRDNADGKMIAVGLSIREHYPKVKEVLVCSSDTVMTNLCNHLQKYGLTVYRVFRQGSNITVSNYKTGKIESYTPKDLPVIPPLMQCISYLKALLVEEQERTKIQWVKLSALSQLFYEKYEITINQVVDTYSPGKTDKDIFIDKPSDFVVHQLPETAEIYINLFKIGQMTKTTKQDPELKTDKTQAGNQTLVEPQKAPENPKLEQQSDDKLQPLSTITSLAELENAVVKVIQAMHAQSLDAKVLTGSLGGEFSKVYGESPTALVKKLKPGTNFTQFLQSCSTLKVEKNGQGYQVAIAHASSSKINSCLELEQVLFNILNTLTGESSKNYIPLESLGGEFHKKYNQPISEIIKHFNPEGSFTQFLKSCRCFKVEKTNKGYQVAIAQNS
- a CDS encoding cyclic nucleotide-binding domain-containing protein, with product MDWIVKAAGEIFAGLSQLFTTPLFEIGNTRLSLGSIVQLILLAIAVFMASRAISEWIKRKILVRVKLDRGTREAIAAVIGYLLAGFGFMIVLQTAGINLSSLTVFAGVIGIGLGFGLQNLSSNFISGLTLLFEQPIRVGDFIEVDGLLGTVENISIRSTIVRTLDGVFVIVPNVRFVENHIINWTYKDPKCRIHIPIGVAYGSEPILVTEALLAAARMEPGVLSSPAPKVWFKGFGESSLDFELLVWIDRPQGSDPIKSSLNFSIEHEFRNRGIEIPFPQRDIHIRNLEDITHRFQKTSATDVPNGKVNSPDNPITPNTKVLAKSPDNWTLRDLLRRVTFFESCTDLELRQLIEYGYRQLFPNGQVVCQENDPGDSFYIILTGSVEVFSQKAEKYIATLHKGEFFGEISLLLGTPRSATVRTVEDAILFVVDRNDLQKLLVTHQELADQIAQKLSERQQALRDLGLLTEEVSEQTPLIRIRQRIQSLFGI
- a CDS encoding SDR family oxidoreductase, translating into MQDKVVVIVGATGGIGSALTRKLAPMGARLVLAARDSTRLENLASGLPQALTVPTDITKPQQVETLMEKAIAHFGQIDVLVNAAGAGVMKQYNQLEPADLDAMLDVNLKGSFYTCQAAAEAMKEHKSGHICNVVGILGKHSMAMAAAYCASKFGVVGFSKCMADELKRFGIKFTLFYFGGVDSPFWDNVSLKVDRKKMLSPETAANAILFALTADPQAVPMEINIQPESHLFF